GCATGTTTCTTCAGTATAAagcccattttttccccacattatcagaaaggaaaactgtttaaaaaaccaCGTTATTGCAGATTTCCTTAATGTCTGGTTAGAGTGtgctgttttttgttttggggggttttttgttttaatagttttttgtttatttgttctgTGGTtgtatattattattattattattattattattattattattattattattattattttgttcctcctcctctttaGGAAAGGAGCTCTTTTGATGAATAATGTTATAGCAATACTAGCCTCCATTTTAATGGGGATCAGTTTTCCTACAGGATTGTTTGAGTTACTGATTGCTGGAAGGTTTTTGATTGGCATAAATTCAGGTGAATGACTTCTTATTCCTACTATCAATAAACTATGGTGAATGATAAATTATTGTTACTTCTGATCCTTTAGGTTTTATGACACGTGTTAATGATGAAAATGTTCTGTAGTTTAGCTTGGAATCTGAAGACAGCTCAATTAATAGGAAATTAATTAAGTCCCATTTCCTATGTGTTTTGGTTTAGCAACTCTTTGCAAAGCAATTTTGATTGataggaaaatgtttttccatttacttGCAGGTATTGGGTTCTGTGTGCAGCCTCTTTATATTGGGGAGTTTGCCCCAAAACATCTAAGAGGTGGCTTGGCCATGGGGACTTCCATCTTTCTGACTGGGGGAATTCTGACAGGACAAATAATTGGTTTGAGgcaagaaatgctttttttttatttcctgttttgtgTTACTCCCATGTAAAGAACTCCAATTTCCTACCACTCATTGCAGAACATTCCTTGTGCCATTGTAGCATTAGAATTCACACAAGGTTCCcctggaagaagaaaatcctGCTTGGGTCACCTCATTCCTACAACTGCCAGCCATCAGTGCTGTCTCCTCAGGGAAGTAGTCTCAGTTTAGATGGGTCACCAGAAGAGCATCAGTAAAGCATGTACATTTGTGCTGAGTTCATGTTTTCTGCCAATTTCTTGCTGGAGACAGTGGATGTTGGCAAGACAGGACTTGAGAGCAAAGGATTCGTGTTTCAGTATCATAGCACCGCCACTGTTTTTGTTCCCTGTGTGATCACAGGGAGTTGCTAGGGCCTTCATCCAGCTGGAACTTAGAAGTTCCAAGAACAGAGACTGCAGTACATAGTAACCAATAGCTAATTATtacttttctttgccttctttttccACATTTCTCACAGAGAATTATTAGGTGGAGAAAAGCATTTGCCTCTGTTGCTATCCAGCAGCTGTGTTCCAGCATTTGCCCAGCTTTTATTCCTTCCATGGTTTCCTGAAAGTCCCAGATACCTTCTTATTGACAGAGGTgatgagctgagctgtgccaaAGGTAATATCCAGCATCTATactttctgttcttcagaagGGTACAGTGGGTATACTGGGTTCCAGATTCTCCTTTTATCTTTATCCACACAGCAGTTATATCATCTTTTTGGCTCATGTTTTTCCTCCAATGAGCTTATATGGAAAAAGGGATTGTGGAACTCAGGAGCCTATAATGGGTTATGAACAAAACTTTATTATTCTGTTTTGAATATAAGTTCATTGACTGGAGCTTCAAGCTGGTTACTCTTAGTGGAAACTTAGCTATCAGGATCATCAAAAGTCCTACTGTTGGCCTTAGGAAGACAAATTGTCacttgaaatatatttaatcATGAAGATTTTAAAGGAACTGATGCTGTATACTCTCTTAAGTTTTAGGACCATTTGTAAAGATTGTAGTTTGGGATCCAAATGACTTCTATTTGCCTTAGGAGAAGGATTTATTGTCTTTGCTCACTAGCTGCATCCCACTGGCAACATTAAAGTCAGGGCCATAACAAAGGACTCAGTATCTACCTAGAATTTAAGCAAAACATTTCAAACTGGTAAGAGTGTCCTTTAAGGAGAAGACTATTTGaaagtctgaggttcagatacaaaatattttgcttggtGAATATTTCAAGGTCAGATATTCCtctaaaaagaagcaaagaaatgccACAGAATTCTCCAAATCCACCACAgcaaaaaatgttgaaaaatcaGCAAGGAGCAAACAAGTCACAAAGCAAAGTTTTCATATCCTAGCAAAAGCCAGGTTATTATGGAAGGATGATTTCCCAGGAGTTGTGGTTAATAGGTaaacataaatttttttttttctggttttagctTTGAAGCGATTTCATGGTTCTTCAGAGTATCGAAGGGAGATGGAAGACATCCAGCAAGAATGTTTTGCCTTAGATGGGGAGAAACCCAAGAAACCCTGGCAATTATTCACTGACCGTGGTGTGAGATGGCAGCTCATCACTGTCATTGTGATGACAATGGGCCAGCAGCTCAGTGGCATTAATGCTGTAAGATTTCATATGAACAAAGAgcttaaataattatttaagtTCCACCTGTTTTTCAACCATTTATTAACACAAAGGATCCACATAGAGAAGCTCAGAGAAATGGGATAGGTGGGAAAGAATATccttgcattatttttttttttttcattttttctcatttctgtgtttctagtatgcaaactttttaaaaaaatgacttGATAATTGTCTTTACATTCTtctgaaaaagtaattaaagGTGGATCAGCTTATCCCAGTGTGTCTGGTTTAAGAATATAAAGCATGTTCAGGAAGTTGAATAATCCTATTTGCTTTTATGATATCAATATGTTTACTTAGACATGAATTTAACAGATTGTTATTGCTGCTTATGTTGAATTAGTAACTcacaatataaaatatattgatCTGTATGTTTAGTATGAACATGACTTTGTTTCCAGACAATGTTTTAAATACCAGAAAAACCTcattgtttggttgttttggttttttttctgttgtagaTTTATTTCTATGCAACTTACGTTTTTGAACAAGCTGGGATCTTGGCAGAAAAAATCCCATATGTAACACTCGGCACTGGAATTTGTGAATGTCTCACAGCCCTCTCTTGTGTAAGGAGCAATTTGTTCTACCTCCCAGTATAAAGAGTAATGATTCTTCTTGAAGGATATTGGTAAAAATTAGATCAGTATATTAACAGAAGATTGTATCTTGTCCACAGGGTTTACTGATAGACCATGTGGGAAGAAGATGCCTTATCATTGGGGGTTATGTCCTCATGACGCTCTGGTGCACTGTTCTGACCTTCTCTCTGACTTACCAGGTTAAAGGACTCGTTCCTATTACATGATATGACTAAGGAGTGAAAAGGGCACGTAGTGACACGATATGGGGGAATgggtttaaactgaaagagagtagggtTAGATTAggtatcaggaagaaattcttctctgtgagggtgtGGAGGCCCtcgcacagggtgcccagagaagctgtggctgccccatccttgaagtgtccaaggccaggctggacagggcttggagcaacctggggtagttgaagatgtccctgcccttggcagggggtggaatgggatgagctttaaagtccccTCCAACCCAGACCACACTACAATTACATAACTCTATGATACAATTTAGTAAAAATTATTGAATGAACActatttaatttctctgaagCAGTACTGTTACATAAATTAGTTGTAAAAGAGTAATGAAAGACTGCTGGTCTTAGTtgcaataaaatacaaaaggaaatacAACTGTTAAGCCAGACTTTAAAACCGGATTATCAAAATCTGAACTAAACCTTCTCATTGTCTTCTGTTTCAGGAGCTGTACTCCTGGGTGCCTTACATGAGCATGACGTGTGTGTTTGCCTTCATCTTGAGCTTTGGGTTGGGACCAGGTATTGCACAGGAACGCGCGTGCGAGTGCTGGAAGGtctgggaggggtgggggtgtcACACAGGCAGGAAGcctttgcagcacagctgctgctgctctggatgAGGAACCCAGGTGAGGCCATGCTGTAGCCTGCAGCTGAGGCTTACCATGCACACTTCTGGGGCAGCTACATGAGAAGGAGGGCTTAGTTCTGCCCTTCAGAGCAGAGGGGGTGTACACTTATCAGAAGGGGCCTGCTGCCTGATCAGTGCTGCTGAAATGGGGCTGTGTTTTAGTGGGACACTTCCTGCAAGGGTAGTAGTCTAAGAACTGTGCTGTTAGGAATCATAATAGATCAGCTAATGGCATATTCAAAAACAAGTCAATTTTTTCTAGTATTGGAAATACCTCAAATGGACTTTTAGCACAATTCTCTGTTCTGTTTTTGAACCATCCGCAGGTGGCATAACAAACACCCTGACAGCTGAGTTATTTGTACAGTCCTCACGTCCTGCTGCCCAGATGATTGCAGGGACTGTGAGCTGGATTAGTTTCTTCACAATTGGAATGCTCTTTCCCTTCATAGTGGTAAGTATGCACAGCACAATTTCCTAATGGTCTCACCACCCATTTCATCTGCTCCCAGGTTGCCATTGCTTATATTGTATTATATACACTTTATACATTACTGACACCTGACCAGGATGCACATTGCCCCTCAAATGAGTTTAACTACATCCAGTCCCtcttaaacatattttttacatAGCACAAACCCCAGTATAACATGATAAATGAAAAGTGAAAGGAATGCACTGGGGGGCAATGTTCAtgttcagattaaaaaaagagagaaagtatcaaaaccagaaaaatttaATCAGATACCGAGATCTAGATAAAACATTTCTTAATAGTGCCTTCTGCTTTTATAGCAAAGTAAAGTTGAGGTAGTACCTGTGGCCAGTGTGTCACACCTCTGAGAACTGacagagttctgtaaacagAAGATTATTAGGAAAGGCAAGATAGGCTTTCATCTCCAGCTTTGTACTTTTAGTTTTAGCACATATTCTTGACAGCAAAACCCACAGGAACAGCATGCATCAGGGTATCTGGATATGCCTGTCCTTTCTTCATggttcagctctgctctgtcagTAAGACAATTTTTGAATAACATTAATAAAAACTTAAATTATATAATCTTAAAATATGTGACAGCTAAGTATCAAATGTTGACTTCTCTTTAGATTGTGGATTTTTTAGTGCTTAAATGgtttatcttatttttaaaataaaagtctaCCCAGTAATTGCACAGCACTTGACAGTTTTTTATCTAaaaaccaaaatttaaaaaagttACAGGTAAAGAATAGGTTGAAtgactctttttaaaaaatatctgagCAGCAATGTTAAGTGTAAGTGGAAACAAAAAGCTTATTTTCTCAAACCTACTATTACACTTGAAATATGTTGCaatcacatttattttcagaatggACTGCAGCAGTATTGTTTTGTGGTGTTCTTACTGGAGTGCTTCTTTGTTGCTGCTTTCATCTTCCTCATAATTCCTG
The DNA window shown above is from Corvus hawaiiensis isolate bCorHaw1 chromosome 18, bCorHaw1.pri.cur, whole genome shotgun sequence and carries:
- the LOC125335378 gene encoding solute carrier family 2, facilitated glucose transporter member 11-like isoform X3, whose amino-acid sequence is MAPRHTLPSWTLFLAVCAVGIGGTFQYGYNVSIINAPTQHIHKFLNETWSSRYHKELNPNLLTFLWSVIASVFSLGGLCGALIGGSMAIRLGRKGALLMNNVIAILASILMGISFPTGLFELLIAGRFLIGINSGIGFCVQPLYIGEFAPKHLRGGLAMGTSIFLTGGILTGQIIGLRELLGGEKHLPLLLSSSCVPAFAQLLFLPWFPESPRYLLIDRGDELSCAKALKRFHGSSEYRREMEDIQQECFALDGEKPKKPWQLFTDRGVRWQLITVIVMTMGQQLSGINAIYFYATYVFEQAGILAEKIPYVTLGTGICECLTALSCGLLIDHVGRRCLIIGGYVLMTLWCTVLTFSLTYQELYSWVPYMSMTCVFAFILSFGLGPGGITNTLTAELFVQSSRPAAQMIAGTVSWISFFTIGMLFPFIVNGLQQYCFVVFLLECFFVAAFIFLIIPETKNKSFLEIKKEFHKLNFGRNARKKETELHERTQLQDEFLKISA
- the LOC125335378 gene encoding solute carrier family 2, facilitated glucose transporter member 11-like isoform X2; the protein is MLRMEHQPLLRGSSSPCKLPSWTLFLAVCAVGIGGTFQYGYNVSIINAPTQHIHKFLNETWSSRYHKELNPNLLTFLWSVIASVFSLGGLCGALIGGSMAIRLGRKGALLMNNVIAILASILMGISFPTGLFELLIAGRFLIGINSGIGFCVQPLYIGEFAPKHLRGGLAMGTSIFLTGGILTGQIIGLRELLGGEKHLPLLLSSSCVPAFAQLLFLPWFPESPRYLLIDRGDELSCAKALKRFHGSSEYRREMEDIQQECFALDGEKPKKPWQLFTDRGVRWQLITVIVMTMGQQLSGINAIYFYATYVFEQAGILAEKIPYVTLGTGICECLTALSCGLLIDHVGRRCLIIGGYVLMTLWCTVLTFSLTYQELYSWVPYMSMTCVFAFILSFGLGPGGITNTLTAELFVQSSRPAAQMIAGTVSWISFFTIGMLFPFIVNGLQQYCFVVFLLECFFVAAFIFLIIPETKNKSFLEIKKEFHKLNFGRNARKKETELHERTQLQDEFLKISA
- the LOC125335378 gene encoding solute carrier family 2, facilitated glucose transporter member 11-like isoform X1; amino-acid sequence: MAPRHTFTKFCKGNLNQPMLRMEHQPLLRGSSSPCKLPSWTLFLAVCAVGIGGTFQYGYNVSIINAPTQHIHKFLNETWSSRYHKELNPNLLTFLWSVIASVFSLGGLCGALIGGSMAIRLGRKGALLMNNVIAILASILMGISFPTGLFELLIAGRFLIGINSGIGFCVQPLYIGEFAPKHLRGGLAMGTSIFLTGGILTGQIIGLRELLGGEKHLPLLLSSSCVPAFAQLLFLPWFPESPRYLLIDRGDELSCAKALKRFHGSSEYRREMEDIQQECFALDGEKPKKPWQLFTDRGVRWQLITVIVMTMGQQLSGINAIYFYATYVFEQAGILAEKIPYVTLGTGICECLTALSCGLLIDHVGRRCLIIGGYVLMTLWCTVLTFSLTYQELYSWVPYMSMTCVFAFILSFGLGPGGITNTLTAELFVQSSRPAAQMIAGTVSWISFFTIGMLFPFIVNGLQQYCFVVFLLECFFVAAFIFLIIPETKNKSFLEIKKEFHKLNFGRNARKKETELHERTQLQDEFLKISA
- the LOC125335378 gene encoding solute carrier family 2, facilitated glucose transporter member 11-like isoform X4, with amino-acid sequence MLHIHHSFLLQHIHKFLNETWSSRYHKELNPNLLTFLWSVIASVFSLGGLCGALIGGSMAIRLGRKGALLMNNVIAILASILMGISFPTGLFELLIAGRFLIGINSGIGFCVQPLYIGEFAPKHLRGGLAMGTSIFLTGGILTGQIIGLRELLGGEKHLPLLLSSSCVPAFAQLLFLPWFPESPRYLLIDRGDELSCAKALKRFHGSSEYRREMEDIQQECFALDGEKPKKPWQLFTDRGVRWQLITVIVMTMGQQLSGINAIYFYATYVFEQAGILAEKIPYVTLGTGICECLTALSCGLLIDHVGRRCLIIGGYVLMTLWCTVLTFSLTYQELYSWVPYMSMTCVFAFILSFGLGPGGITNTLTAELFVQSSRPAAQMIAGTVSWISFFTIGMLFPFIVNGLQQYCFVVFLLECFFVAAFIFLIIPETKNKSFLEIKKEFHKLNFGRNARKKETELHERTQLQDEFLKISA